The proteins below come from a single Papaver somniferum cultivar HN1 chromosome 11, ASM357369v1, whole genome shotgun sequence genomic window:
- the LOC113321130 gene encoding phosphomethylpyrimidine synthase, chloroplastic-like: protein MASINTALTSFVCKRINTSSHKFLNTSFIPEFDVLGRVSNIWDKESCASAAPRLNSGPRATLTFDPSTTSNSENKSKQSKHTINPAAPDFLPLPSFEQCFPKSTKESREVVHEESGHVLKVPFRRVHLSGDESHFDTYDTSGPQNINPRDGLPKLRKDWIERREGIGGPRYTQMYYAKQGVITEEMLFCATRENLDPEFVRSEVARGRAIIPSNKKHLELEPMIVGRNFLVKVNANIGNSAVVSSIEEEVVKLQWATMWGGDTIMDLSTGRHIHETREWILRNSAVPVGTVPIYQALEKVNGIAEDLNWEVFRQTLIEQAEQGVDYFTIHAGVLLRYIPLTAKRMTGIVSRGGSIHAKWCLAYHRENFAYEHWDDILDICNQYDVALSIGDGLRPGSIYDANDTAQFAELLTQGELTRRAWEKDVQVMNEGPGHIPLHKIPENMEKQLEWCNEAPFYTLGPLTTDIAPGYDHITSAIGAANIGALGTALLCYVTPKEHLGLPNRDDVKAGVIAYKIAAHAADLAKGHPGAQAWDDALSKARFEFRWMDQFALSLDPMTAMSFHDETLPADGAKVAHFCSMCGPKFCSMKITEDVRKYAEKHGYGDEEAVKRGMDAMSAEFLAAKKTVSGEQHGEVGGEIYLPANYVSEAQPL from the exons ATGGCTTCAATAAACACTGCTTTGACATCGTTCGTATGCAAAAGGATTAACACCAGCTCTCATAAGTTTCTGAACACATCATTCATACCTGAATTTGATGTGCTCGGCCGTGTCTCGAATATTTGGGATAAAGAATCATGTGCTTCTGCTGCACCTCGACTGAATTCTGGTCCTAGAGCTACATTAACCTTTGATCCATCAACAACTAGTAATTCTGAAAACAAAAGTAAACAGAGCAAACATACGATTAATCCTGCTGCTCCTGATTTTCTCCCTTTACCATCCTTCGAACAATGCTTTCCTAAAAGCACTAAAGAAAGCAG GGAGGTTGTTCATGAGGAATCTGGTCATGTGCTTAAGGTTCCATTCAGACGGGTTCATTTGTCTGGTGATGAATCACATTTTGATACCTACGATACCAGCGGTCCACAGAATATCAATCCACGAGATG GGCTCCCTAAACTGCGCAAAGACTGGATTGAAAGAAGGGAGGGTATAGGTGGACCAAGATATACCCAGATGTATTATGCTAAGCAGGGAGTTATTACTGAAGAGATGTTGTTCTGTGCCACTCGCGAAAATCTTGATCCAGAATTTGTGAGGTCAGAAGTCGCACGTGGACGGGCAATCATACCTTCAAACAAGAAGCATTTGGAGTTGGAGCCCATGATAGTTGGAAGAAATTTTTTGGTCAAGGTCAATGCAAATATTGGGAATTCAGCTGTTGTCAGCTCTATTGAGGAAGAAGTGGTAAAACTTCAATGGGCTACTATGTGGGGTGGTGATACTATAATGGATCTCTCTACAGGTCGTCACATCCACGAGACACGTGAGTGGATCCTTCGTAATTCAGCTGTGCCTGTAGGAACTGTCCCAATATACCAGGCTCTAGAGAAGGTGAATGGTATTGCCGAAGATCTTAACTGGGAAGTTTTCAGGCAAACCTTAATTGAACAAGCCGAGCAGGGTGTGGATTACTTCACAATCCATGCTGGGGTTCTGCTTCGCTACATTCCTCTGACAGCTAAGCGCATGACCGGAATTGTGTCACGTGGAGGATCAATTCACGCAAAATGGTGCTTGGCTTATCATAGGGAGAATTTCGCTTATGAGCACTGGGATGATATCCTCGACATCTGTAATCAATATGACGTGGCTTTATCAATTGGTGATGGACTGAGGCCTGGCTCAATTTATGATGCCAATGACACTGCTCAATTTGCTGAGCTTTTGACACAAGGAGAGCTAACACGTCGAGCGTGGGAGAAGGACGTACAG GTGATGAACGAAGGACCTGGGCATATTCCACTACACAAAATCCCTGAAAACATGGAAAAACAGCTCGAATGGTGCAATGAAGCACCATTTTATACACTTGGTCCATTGACGACTGATATTGCACCTGGGTATGATCACATTACCTCTGCCATTGGAGCTGCTAATATAGGAGCTCTTGGAACTGCCCTTCTTTGTTATGTGACACCAAAGGAGCACCTTGGGCTACCAAATAGGGATGATGTGAAGGCTGGAGTTATTGCATACAAGATAGCTGCTCATGCAGCCGATTTAGCTAAAGGTCATCCAGGTGCTCAAGCCTGGGATGATGCATTGAGCAAGGCAAGATTCGAGTTTCGGTGGATGGACCAGTTCGCGTTGTCGTTGGATCCCATGACTGCCATGTCCTTCCATGACGAGACCCTACCAGCTGATGGGGCTAAAGTTGCACATTTCTGCTCTATGTGTGGGCCAAAGTTCTGTTCTATGAAGATAACAGAGGATGTCAGGAAGTACGCTGAGAAGCATGGCTACGGGGATGAAGAAGCTGTAAAGCGTGGAATGGATGCTATGAGTGCAGAGTTTTTGGCTGCTAAGAAAACTGTGAGTGGAGAGCAACACGGTGAAGTTGGGGGTGAAATCTACTTGCCTGCAAATTATGTGTCTGAAGCTCAACCTCTTTGA
- the LOC113321129 gene encoding ATP-dependent zinc metalloprotease FTSH 7, chloroplastic-like — protein MSMVETLQPTTTATPQIITRNHTKEFSKLTTTLRSSQSRISPLRSSSLSSVYILGRRNFEGFECWGGNFLKKQRIERRIQIQASTDSNQKESNEDKSKEKKSSTPPPSAASPPQRGKQGGGGGKGWKKTWKWEWQPIIQVQEIGILLLQLGIVIFVMRLLRPSIPLPGSEPRVSTTFVSVPYSDFLNKINSNQVHKVEVDGVHIMFKLKTAEQAGKVIDIGEVDGMNKLQESEAVLRSVTPTMKRIVYTTTRPNDIKTPYEKMVDNEVEFGSPDKRSGGFFNSALIAVFYVAVLAGLLHRFPVNFSQNTAGQLRSRKNGGSGGAKVAEHSESITFADVAGVDEAKEELEEIVEFLRNPDRYTKLGARPPRGVLLVGLPGTGKTLLAKAVAGEADVPFISCSASEFVELYVGMGASRVRDLFARAKKEAPSIIFIDEIDAVAKSRDGRFRIVSNDEREQTLNQLLTEMDGFDSNSAVIVLAATNRADVLDPALRRPGRFDRVVMVETPDRLGREAILKVHAEKKELPLGDDVDLSDIASMTTGFTGADLGNLVNEAALLAGRLNKVLVEKVDFIQAVERSLAGIEKKNAKLQGNEKAVVARHEAGHAVVGTAVAKILTGQPRVEKLSILPRSGGALGFTYTPPTSEDRYLLFIDELRGRLVTLLGGRAAEEFVYSGRVSTGALDDIRRATDMAYKAVAEYGLNETIGPISITTLSAGGMDDSGGSPWGRDQGRLVDLVQGEVKALLQSALEVALSVVRANPTVLEGLGAYLEEKEKVEGEDLHEWLKLVVAPEELTVFLEGKQSQPQSLLPQQATSG, from the exons ATGTCTATGGTTGAAACTCTACAACCAACGACAACAGCAACGCCCCAGATTATTACAAGAAACCATacaaaagagttttcaaaattgaCTACTACTCTTCGTAGTTCTCAATCAAGGATTTCTCCATTAAGATCATCGAGTTTGTCTTCTGTTTATATCCTCGGTAGAAGGAATTTCGAAGGTTTTGAATGTTGGGGAGGGAATTTCTTAAAGAAACAGAGGATCGAGAGAAGAATTCAAATTCAAGCAAGTACTGATTCAAATCAGAAAGAAAGTAACGAAGATAAATCGAAAGAGAAGAAATCGTCAACTCCTCCTCCTTCTGCAGCGTCTCCGCCGCAGAGGGGGAAACAAGGAGGCGGAGGAGGAAAAGGATGGAAAAAAACTTGGAAATGGGAATGGCAACCTATAATACAAGTACAAGAAATTGGGATATTGTTATTACAATTAGGGATTGTTATATTTGTAATGAGATTATTAAGACCTAGTATACCATTACCTGGTTCTGAACCTAGGGTTTCAACTACTTTTGTTAGTGTACCTTATAGTGATTTCTTAAATAAGATTAATAGTAATCAAGTACATAAGGTTGAAGTTGATGGTGTTCATATTATGTTTAAATTGAAAACTGCTGAACAAGCAGGAAAGGTTATTGATATTGGTGAAGTTGATGGGATGAATAAGTTGCAAGAGTCTGAGGCGGTTTTGAGAAGTGTTACGCCTACGATGAAACGTATTGTTTATACAACTACGCGCCCAAATGATATAAAGACACCCTATGAGAAAATGGTTGATAATGAAGTTGAATTTGGTTCTCCTGATAAACGGTCTGGCGGGTTCTTCAATTCTGCATTG ATTGCAGTTTTCTATGTTGCAGTACTTGCAGGGCTACTGCATCGATTTCCCGTTAACTTTTCTCAG AATACAGCTGGGCAGCTGAGGAGTCGTAAAAATGGGGGTTCTGGTGGAGCAAAAGTGGCTGAACACAGTGAATCAATCACATTTGCTGACGTTGCGGGAGTTGATGAGGCTAAGGAGGAGTTGGAAGAGATTGTG GAATTTCTTAGGAATCCAGACAGGTATACAAAACTTGGTGCTCGACCTCCACGTGGAGTTCTTTTG GTTGGTCTTCCTGGGACAGGTAAGACTCTTCTTGCAAAAGCGGTAGCTGGAGAAGCAGATGTCCCCTTTATAAGCTGTTCTGCCAGTGAATTTGTTGAATTATATGTTGGCATGGGAGCATCCCGTGTGCGGGATCTCTTTGCAAGGGCTAAAAAGGAAGCACCGTCTATAATATTCATTGATGAG ATAGATGCTGTGGCAAAAAGTCGTGATGGTCGATTCCGAATTGTCAGCAATGATGAGCGAGAACAGACCTTGAACCAGTTGCTTACT GAGATGGATGGGTTCGACAGCAACTCTGCAGTTATTGTCCTTGCGGCAACCAATCGAGCAGATGTCTTAGACCCTGCACTTCGTCGTCCGGGGAGATTTGATCGTGTTGTAATG GTGGAAACCCCTGATAGACTTGGAAGAGAAGCCATTTTGAAAGTTCACGCAGAAAAAAAGGAACTTCCTTTAGGAGATGATGTCGATCTTAGTGATATTGCTTCCATGACAACTGGTTTCACTGG GGCAGACCTTGGGAATTTGGTGAACGAAGCCGCTCTGTTAGCTGGACGACTGAACAAAGTGCTTGTAGAGAAGGTTGACTTTATCCAGGCAGTAGAACGTTCATTAGCT gGAATAGAGAAAAAAAATGCAAAGTTGCAAGGAAATGAGAAGGCTGTAGTTGCACGTCATGAAGCTGGTCATGCGGTTGTTGGAACTGCTGTTGCAAAAATTTTAACTGGGCAACCACGTGTGGAG AAATTAAGCATCCTACCGAGGTCAGGAGGGGCATTGGGCTTTACTTACACTCCTCCAACCAGTGAAGATAGATATCTCCTCTTTATCGATGAACTACGAGGCCGTTTGGTCACTCTTCTTGGAGGGCGTGCAGCAGAAGAATTTGTTTATTCTGGCCGCGTATCAACAGGTGCACTTGACGACATAAGAAGGGCAACAGATATGGCATACAAAGCAGTGGCCGAATATGGTCTTAATGAGACAATAGGCCCAATATCAATAACAACACTGTCCGCTGGAGGGATGGATGATTCTGGAGGGTCTCCTTGGGGAAGAGATCAG GGGCGCCTGGTGGATCTTGTTCAAGGAGAGGTGAAAGCACTACTTCAATCTGCTCTTGAAGTAGCGCTCTCGGTTGTCCGTGCCAATCCTACTGTGTTGGAGGGTCTAGGAGCTTACTTAGAAG AAAAGGAGAAAGTTGAAGGGGAAGACCTGCATGAATGGTTGAAATTGGTAGTTGCTCCAGAAGAGCTGACAGTTTTCCTTGAAGGCAAGCAGTCGCAGCCACAGTCTCTACTCCCACAACAGGCGACTTCGGGATAA